In Streptomyces sp. NBC_00878, a single window of DNA contains:
- a CDS encoding MFS transporter, translating to MPQSPAHTPKPPPRTPQPPIGAPQPPARTPKPPAQPPPRQGPRQPPRPYPRPQGRTTLPTVTADALVVADFGPRRRVPDPGRRTPGPRRRTTAPGRPPRGPNPYRRLFAVPGTRAFTVGSLIARLPMGMFSVSAVIMIAGTRGSYALAGAVAATGLAATAVVAPWTARLVDRYGQARIAVPATALAALGSLALLLCVRYEAPDWTLFAAYAATATTPNTGGMSRARWAHVLKGDPARLHTANSFEQAADELSFMLGPVLAAFLCGAFFPEAGTLVGVVLLLTGVLAFAARRSTEPPAQGRTAPRAPSPVRAPGIPPLLVGFLATGAVFGSMEVVTIAYADAQGHRAAAGVVLGLQAAGSCAAGLLYGALPAGPAERRHPWALAAMAVLMWLPLLAASLTGSLVVLAGALLMAGMATAPAMVTAMTLVQRRTPEGRLNEGMTLAVTGLLGGIACGSAAGGWVAEHVSTTAGYGVPVTAAVTALLISLATARPAVR from the coding sequence ATGCCGCAATCGCCCGCCCACACGCCGAAACCGCCCCCTCGTACGCCGCAACCACCCATCGGCGCCCCGCAACCCCCCGCCCGCACACCGAAACCGCCCGCCCAGCCGCCTCCTCGGCAAGGCCCGCGGCAGCCCCCTCGGCCCTACCCCCGCCCCCAGGGCCGTACGACCCTCCCCACCGTCACCGCCGACGCCCTGGTGGTGGCCGATTTCGGACCCCGGCGGCGGGTCCCCGACCCTGGACGCCGGACCCCCGGCCCACGGCGGCGGACCACCGCCCCCGGACGGCCCCCGCGCGGGCCGAACCCGTACCGCCGCCTCTTCGCCGTCCCCGGCACCCGGGCCTTCACGGTCGGGAGTCTGATCGCGCGCCTCCCCATGGGCATGTTCAGCGTGAGCGCCGTGATCATGATCGCGGGGACGCGGGGCTCGTACGCGCTCGCCGGGGCCGTCGCGGCGACCGGGCTGGCGGCGACGGCGGTCGTCGCGCCCTGGACGGCGCGGCTGGTCGACCGGTACGGGCAGGCGCGGATCGCCGTGCCCGCCACGGCGCTCGCGGCGCTCGGCTCGCTCGCGCTGCTGCTGTGCGTCCGTTACGAGGCGCCCGACTGGACCCTGTTCGCCGCGTACGCCGCCACGGCCACCACGCCCAACACCGGCGGCATGTCCCGGGCACGCTGGGCCCATGTCCTGAAGGGCGACCCGGCGCGCCTGCACACCGCGAACTCCTTCGAACAGGCCGCGGACGAGCTGAGTTTCATGCTCGGACCGGTGCTGGCCGCGTTCCTGTGCGGGGCCTTCTTCCCGGAGGCCGGCACCCTCGTCGGGGTCGTCCTGCTGCTGACCGGTGTCCTGGCCTTCGCGGCGCGGCGCTCGACGGAACCGCCCGCGCAGGGTCGTACGGCCCCACGCGCCCCGTCGCCGGTCCGCGCTCCCGGCATACCCCCGCTGCTGGTCGGTTTCCTCGCCACCGGCGCGGTGTTCGGCTCGATGGAGGTGGTGACGATCGCGTACGCGGACGCGCAGGGGCACCGGGCGGCGGCCGGGGTGGTCCTCGGTCTCCAGGCGGCCGGGTCGTGCGCTGCGGGGCTCCTCTACGGAGCCCTGCCGGCGGGCCCGGCCGAGCGGCGCCACCCGTGGGCTCTCGCCGCGATGGCCGTCCTCATGTGGCTGCCGCTCCTGGCCGCCTCGCTCACGGGTTCCCTCGTGGTGCTCGCCGGAGCGCTGCTGATGGCGGGGATGGCTACCGCCCCGGCGATGGTCACGGCCATGACCCTGGTCCAGCGCCGCACGCCCGAGGGCCGGCTGAACGAGGGCATGACCCTGGCGGTGACGGGCCTGCTGGGCGGGATCGCCTGCGGGTCGGCGGCCGGGGGGTGGGTCGCGGAGCACGTGTCGACGACCGCCGGGTACGGCGTGCCGGTCACCGCGGCCGTGACGGCTCTGCTGATCTCCCTCGCAACAGCGCGACCAGCAGTTCGGTGA
- a CDS encoding bifunctional polysaccharide deacetylase/glycosyltransferase family 2 protein, giving the protein MARRTSRRGAEQGAVRRRRLPMRYLLPSLILVALMAMLMLRGFVHNEILADHRIQASAASDRVPKNILEGGPVIDTRSGREDSVKVPDHKLVLTFDDGPDPAWTPKVLDVLKRHDAHAVFFVTGTMASRYPDLVQRIVDEGHEVGLHTFNHPDLSLQSKRRIDWELSQNQLALAGAAGIRTSLFRPPYSSFAGQMDNKSWPVTEYIGSRGYITIVNNTDSEDWRRPGVDEIIRNATPKGDDGAVVLMHDSGGDRSQTVAALDRYIAGLQDDGYTFDTLTASLKVPSAHTEVTGPDLWKGKAWVVAVQASENTTSALVVGLAIIGGLVLARFGLMLLLSVLHARKVRRRGFSWGRPITEPVSVLVPAYNEAKCIEQTVHSLTASDHPIEVIVIDDGSSDGTARIVENLRLPNVRVVRQLNAGKPAALNRGVANARYDLIVMMDGDTVFEPATVRELVQPFGDPSVGAVAGNAKVGNRDSLIGAWQHIEYVMGFNLDRRMYDMLNCMPTIPGAVGAFRRSALKRVGGMSDDTLAEDTDITIAMHRDGWRVVYAENARAWTEAPESVQQLWSQRYRWSYGTMQAIWKHRRAIIERGPSGRFGRVGMPLVSLFMILAPLLAPLIDVFLLYGLVFGPTEQTILAWFGVLAVQAVCAAYAFRLDKERMTHLLSLPLQQILYRQLMYVVLLQSWITALTGGRLRWQKLRRTGAVGLPGGASPGGGAPQQQEMDRRPVG; this is encoded by the coding sequence ATGGCACGCCGCACCAGCCGCCGCGGCGCAGAGCAGGGCGCCGTCAGGCGCCGTCGCCTGCCCATGCGCTACCTGCTGCCCTCGCTCATCCTCGTCGCCCTGATGGCGATGCTGATGCTGCGGGGCTTCGTACACAACGAGATCCTCGCCGACCACCGCATCCAGGCGTCGGCCGCGTCCGACCGGGTCCCCAAGAACATCTTGGAGGGCGGCCCGGTGATCGACACCCGCAGCGGCCGCGAGGACAGCGTGAAGGTCCCGGACCACAAGCTGGTCCTGACCTTCGACGACGGCCCGGACCCCGCGTGGACGCCCAAGGTGCTCGACGTGCTCAAGAGGCACGACGCGCACGCCGTCTTCTTCGTCACCGGCACCATGGCCTCGCGCTATCCGGACCTCGTCCAGCGCATCGTCGACGAGGGCCACGAGGTCGGTCTGCACACCTTCAACCACCCCGACCTCTCGCTCCAGTCCAAGCGCCGCATCGACTGGGAGCTGTCCCAGAACCAGCTCGCGCTGGCGGGCGCGGCCGGCATCCGGACCTCACTCTTCCGGCCGCCGTACTCGTCGTTCGCGGGCCAGATGGACAACAAGTCGTGGCCGGTGACCGAGTACATCGGCAGCCGCGGCTACATCACGATCGTCAACAACACCGACAGCGAGGACTGGCGCAGGCCGGGCGTCGACGAGATCATCCGCAACGCCACGCCCAAGGGGGACGACGGCGCCGTCGTGCTGATGCACGACTCCGGCGGCGACCGCTCGCAGACCGTGGCCGCGCTCGACCGGTACATCGCCGGACTCCAGGACGACGGCTACACCTTCGACACGCTCACCGCGTCCCTGAAGGTGCCCAGCGCGCACACCGAGGTCACCGGCCCCGACCTGTGGAAGGGCAAGGCGTGGGTCGTAGCGGTCCAGGCGTCCGAGAACACGACCTCCGCCCTGGTCGTCGGCCTCGCCATCATCGGCGGCCTTGTCCTCGCCCGCTTCGGGCTGATGCTGCTGCTCTCCGTCCTGCACGCCCGCAAGGTCCGCCGCCGCGGCTTCAGCTGGGGGCGGCCGATCACCGAACCGGTCTCCGTCCTGGTGCCCGCCTACAACGAGGCGAAGTGCATCGAGCAGACGGTCCACTCGCTCACGGCGAGCGATCACCCCATCGAGGTGATCGTCATCGACGACGGGTCGAGCGACGGCACCGCCCGCATCGTCGAGAACCTGCGTCTGCCGAACGTACGCGTAGTACGCCAGCTCAACGCGGGCAAGCCCGCCGCCCTCAACAGGGGTGTGGCGAACGCCCGTTACGACCTCATCGTGATGATGGACGGCGACACGGTCTTCGAACCGGCGACCGTCCGCGAGCTGGTCCAGCCCTTCGGCGACCCGAGCGTCGGCGCCGTCGCGGGCAACGCGAAGGTCGGCAACCGCGACTCGCTGATCGGCGCCTGGCAGCACATCGAGTACGTGATGGGCTTCAACCTCGACCGCCGGATGTACGACATGCTCAACTGCATGCCGACCATCCCGGGCGCGGTGGGCGCGTTCCGTCGCTCCGCGCTCAAGCGCGTCGGCGGCATGAGCGACGACACGCTCGCCGAGGACACCGACATCACCATCGCGATGCACCGCGACGGCTGGCGGGTCGTATACGCGGAGAACGCCCGCGCGTGGACCGAGGCCCCGGAGTCCGTCCAGCAGCTGTGGTCCCAGCGCTACCGCTGGTCGTACGGCACGATGCAGGCGATCTGGAAGCACCGCAGGGCGATCATCGAACGGGGCCCGTCGGGCCGCTTCGGCCGGGTCGGCATGCCCCTGGTGTCCCTCTTCATGATCCTGGCCCCGCTCCTCGCCCCCCTGATCGACGTGTTCCTTCTCTACGGGTTGGTGTTCGGCCCCACCGAGCAGACGATCCTCGCCTGGTTCGGCGTCCTGGCGGTCCAGGCGGTGTGTGCGGCGTACGCGTTCCGCCTCGACAAGGAACGCATGACCCATCTGCTCTCCCTCCCGCTCCAACAGATCCTGTACCGCCAGCTCATGTACGTCGTGCTGCTCCAGTCCTGGATCACCGCGCTGACCGGCGGCCGACTGCGCTGGCAGAAACTCCGGCGTACGGGCGCGGTGGGGCTTCCCGGCGGCGCCAGCCCGGGCGGCGGCGCGCCGCAGCAGCAGGAGATGGACCGGAGGCCGGTCGGATGA
- a CDS encoding LysR family transcriptional regulator, with protein MPAHLDPRLLRAFLAVAEELHFTRAAARLYVAQQALSRDIRRLERELGATLFVRTTRQVTLTLDGERLLPYARRALAAQDELLSVFGRPDAERPLLVDVNSPGLFSGRVLALARDLAPDCELMTRFESGLTGAAAELLAGRLDASFGRFAGLDPAVRARLEQQPVRYEPMAVVLPEDHRLAGLDAIPLDALAGEQVYAGAGNPRTLEWTDLAHRLFEGRGIEVAAPAPLAVGTEEFQRIMAKKRNPILAVMDFPAMPKSILRPLIDPVPLSPVSLVWRKGLMHRGMEALRTAAARLAAEEEWLKCPSDGWIPATDALIMMSRA; from the coding sequence ATGCCCGCCCACCTCGACCCCCGCCTGCTGCGCGCCTTCCTCGCCGTCGCCGAGGAGCTGCACTTCACGCGCGCGGCCGCCCGGCTGTACGTCGCCCAGCAGGCCCTCAGCCGTGACATCCGGCGCCTGGAGCGGGAGTTGGGCGCCACCCTCTTCGTACGGACCACCCGGCAGGTGACGCTCACCCTCGACGGTGAGCGGCTGCTGCCGTACGCGCGGCGGGCGCTGGCGGCGCAGGACGAGCTGCTCTCCGTCTTCGGGCGGCCGGACGCCGAGCGCCCCCTGCTCGTGGATGTGAACAGCCCCGGGCTGTTCTCCGGGCGCGTGCTGGCGCTGGCCCGCGACCTCGCCCCCGACTGCGAGCTGATGACCCGCTTCGAGAGCGGTCTCACCGGGGCCGCCGCCGAACTGCTCGCCGGCCGGCTCGACGCGTCCTTCGGGCGGTTCGCGGGCCTGGACCCGGCGGTCCGCGCCCGCCTGGAACAGCAGCCCGTGCGGTACGAGCCCATGGCCGTCGTGCTGCCGGAGGACCACCGTCTGGCCGGATTGGATGCCATACCGCTCGACGCGCTGGCGGGCGAGCAGGTGTACGCCGGTGCCGGAAATCCCCGCACGTTGGAGTGGACCGATCTGGCCCATCGGCTTTTCGAGGGACGCGGGATCGAGGTCGCGGCGCCGGCGCCGCTCGCCGTCGGCACCGAGGAGTTCCAAAGGATCATGGCCAAGAAACGGAACCCCATCCTCGCCGTGATGGATTTTCCGGCCATGCCCAAATCGATACTTCGACCCCTGATCGACCCCGTGCCGCTGTCACCAGTGTCGCTGGTGTGGCGCAAGGGGCTTATGCATCGTGGCATGGAGGCGTTGCGCACCGCGGCGGCGCGTCTCGCAGCCGAAGAAGAGTGGCTGAAGTGCCCTTCGGATGGGTGGATTCCGGCCACAGATGCACTCATCATGATGAGCCGGGCCTGA
- a CDS encoding acyltransferase, giving the protein MTASTLPSGPPGTEEVPDPAPAPRRAPVRDRYFDLLRALALFRVVLYHLTGWAWLPLLFPSMGVMFALAGNLMARSLKRPAGQVIKSRIRRLLPPLWLLGVVGVTGMVLQDWGPNTDGHPGWWWLHLTFWILPLSDPPYGEGLPGIHGVIGENWASDLAGPLWYLRAYLWYVLLSPFLLRALRALPVTTIAAPIALSAAFELGYITLPGERIPSALTDFSTFGACWILGMAHQEGILQRLPKYVIPSVAPAIALIGLWYALNHNFGQGNDLDSMPLAQALWSCGTVMLLLHVSPSWSEWPRRLRRWDRPITLLNSRAVTIYLWHNTCILIAATQWDRLWDIDVIWQHFSWLLESPWPVLAITWVLIAGCVVCFGWAEDLAAKRKPQLWPDGVKQGRARAQGGAHRG; this is encoded by the coding sequence GTGACTGCGTCGACTCTCCCCTCCGGCCCTCCCGGGACGGAAGAAGTACCCGACCCCGCCCCGGCGCCCCGGCGCGCCCCCGTCCGGGACCGTTACTTCGACCTGCTCCGCGCGCTGGCCCTCTTCCGAGTGGTCCTCTATCACCTCACCGGCTGGGCCTGGCTCCCCCTGCTCTTCCCCTCCATGGGCGTCATGTTCGCCCTGGCCGGCAACCTGATGGCCCGCTCACTGAAACGCCCGGCCGGACAGGTCATCAAGAGCAGGATCCGCCGTCTGCTGCCGCCCCTCTGGCTCCTGGGAGTCGTGGGCGTCACCGGCATGGTCCTCCAGGACTGGGGACCGAACACCGACGGCCATCCTGGCTGGTGGTGGCTCCACCTCACCTTCTGGATCCTCCCGCTGAGCGATCCGCCGTACGGCGAGGGACTGCCCGGCATCCACGGCGTCATCGGCGAGAACTGGGCCTCCGACCTCGCCGGACCGCTCTGGTACCTCCGCGCGTACCTCTGGTACGTCCTCCTCTCGCCGTTCCTGCTGCGTGCCCTGCGCGCACTTCCCGTGACGACGATCGCGGCGCCGATCGCGTTGTCGGCCGCGTTCGAGCTGGGGTACATCACCCTTCCCGGGGAGCGGATCCCCTCGGCGCTCACGGACTTCAGCACGTTCGGGGCCTGCTGGATCCTGGGCATGGCCCACCAAGAAGGCATCCTCCAGCGTCTACCGAAGTACGTCATTCCGTCCGTGGCCCCCGCCATTGCCCTGATCGGCCTCTGGTACGCCCTGAACCACAACTTCGGCCAGGGCAACGACCTGGACAGCATGCCCCTGGCCCAGGCCCTCTGGTCCTGCGGCACGGTGATGCTGCTGCTGCACGTCAGCCCGTCCTGGTCCGAGTGGCCACGTCGGCTGCGTCGGTGGGACAGACCGATCACGCTGCTCAACTCCCGGGCGGTGACGATCTATCTGTGGCACAACACCTGCATCCTGATTGCGGCGACCCAGTGGGACCGGCTCTGGGACATCGACGTGATCTGGCAGCACTTCTCCTGGCTGCTGGAGAGTCCGTGGCCGGTGCTGGCGATCACGTGGGTGTTGATCGCGGGGTGCGTCGTGTGCTTCGGCTGGGCGGAGGACCTGGCGGCGAAGCGGAAGCCGCAGCTGTGGCCGGACGGGGTGAAGCAGGGCCGGGCCAGAGCCCAGGGCGGAGCGCACCGAGGCTGA
- a CDS encoding LysR family transcriptional regulator, translating into MQQLVPVSLAYFLEVARTGSVTEAARTLNVAPSAISRQIAKLESGIGVPLFTRHPRGMTVTDAGSRLLAHARRSEAESAALVDELRTGRGADVRNVTVACSEGFGRQLVPRAMAAFRRDHPDVVFQLDVVQRQEATRRVVEGIADVAATYAMGPQHDVRVECAVVIPVAAIVPLGHELAGRELITLPELCAHPLALASPGTSQRELFDIGAQLEGLTVTPALVCDALAPQYEFVRSGGGIALVGDLGDLDRDGRAEGVTHVRVDHPVFRQREAQIQTVPGRRLSWAATRFTELLVALLRGRSAEPSRPR; encoded by the coding sequence ATGCAGCAACTCGTCCCGGTGAGCCTCGCGTACTTCCTCGAAGTCGCCCGGACCGGATCGGTGACCGAGGCCGCCCGCACGCTGAACGTCGCCCCTTCGGCGATCAGCAGACAGATCGCCAAGCTGGAGTCCGGCATCGGTGTACCGCTGTTCACGCGCCATCCGCGCGGGATGACCGTGACCGACGCCGGGTCCAGGCTGCTCGCGCACGCCCGCCGCAGCGAGGCCGAATCGGCTGCCCTGGTCGACGAGTTGAGGACCGGACGGGGAGCCGACGTCCGAAATGTCACCGTGGCCTGCTCGGAGGGGTTCGGGCGGCAGCTCGTCCCGCGTGCGATGGCAGCCTTCCGGCGTGACCATCCCGACGTGGTCTTCCAACTCGATGTCGTCCAGCGCCAGGAGGCGACCCGCCGGGTCGTCGAGGGGATCGCCGACGTCGCCGCCACCTACGCGATGGGCCCACAGCACGACGTACGGGTGGAGTGTGCCGTCGTCATCCCGGTCGCCGCCATCGTCCCGCTGGGGCACGAACTGGCGGGCCGGGAGCTGATCACCCTGCCGGAGCTCTGCGCGCATCCGCTGGCGCTCGCCTCGCCGGGCACCAGTCAGCGTGAACTGTTCGACATCGGGGCGCAGTTGGAGGGGCTGACCGTCACCCCGGCCCTGGTCTGCGACGCCCTCGCCCCGCAGTACGAGTTCGTCCGCTCCGGCGGCGGCATCGCCCTCGTCGGCGACCTCGGCGACCTGGACCGGGACGGCCGCGCCGAGGGCGTCACCCATGTCCGCGTCGACCACCCGGTCTTCCGGCAGCGCGAGGCCCAGATCCAGACGGTGCCGGGCCGTCGGCTGTCCTGGGCGGCGACGCGGTTCACCGAACTGCTGGTCGCGCTGTTGCGAGGGAGATCAGCAGAGCCGTCACGGCCGCGGTGA